The Streptomyces sp. Je 1-332 genome has a window encoding:
- the mshB gene encoding N-acetyl-1-D-myo-inositol-2-amino-2-deoxy-alpha-D-glucopyranoside deacetylase — translation MTELPARRLLLVHAHPDDESINNGATMAKYAADGAHVTLVTCTLGEEGEVIPPELAHLAPDREDALGPQRIGELAAAMKELGVADHRFLGGTGRYRDSGMMGIEQNHRAGAFWSADLDAAAAHLVEVIREVRPQVLVTYDPDGGYGHPDHIQAHRVAMRAADLAAESAFRGDLGEPHTIDKIYWNRAPRSVVEERFRWMEGALRHSPFTTPGVPADVPGVTDDERITTEIDGTAFARTKAAAMRAHATQIEVQGPLFVLSNGLAQPIFDVEYYELVRGKAGAVDGERETDLFAGLEGVGRDGSAGHAGSGREGSAGREGVTAL, via the coding sequence ATGACGGAACTGCCCGCCCGGCGTCTGCTGCTCGTGCACGCGCACCCCGACGACGAGTCGATCAACAACGGCGCGACGATGGCCAAGTACGCGGCCGACGGCGCCCATGTCACGTTGGTCACCTGCACGCTGGGCGAGGAGGGCGAGGTCATCCCGCCCGAACTCGCCCATCTCGCGCCCGACCGCGAGGACGCGCTCGGCCCGCAGCGCATCGGCGAGCTGGCCGCCGCGATGAAGGAGCTCGGCGTCGCCGACCACCGCTTCCTCGGCGGCACCGGACGCTACCGCGACTCCGGGATGATGGGCATCGAACAGAACCACCGCGCGGGCGCCTTCTGGTCCGCCGATCTCGATGCCGCCGCCGCGCACCTCGTCGAGGTCATCCGCGAGGTGCGGCCGCAGGTGCTCGTGACGTACGACCCGGACGGCGGGTACGGCCACCCCGACCACATCCAGGCCCACCGGGTCGCGATGCGCGCCGCGGACCTCGCGGCCGAGAGTGCCTTCCGCGGCGACCTCGGCGAACCGCACACCATCGACAAGATCTACTGGAACCGCGCGCCGCGCTCCGTCGTCGAAGAGCGGTTCCGGTGGATGGAGGGTGCCCTGCGGCACTCCCCGTTCACGACCCCCGGCGTGCCCGCGGACGTCCCCGGTGTGACGGACGACGAACGGATCACGACGGAGATCGACGGGACGGCCTTCGCACGGACGAAGGCGGCGGCGATGCGCGCGCACGCCACGCAGATCGAGGTGCAGGGTCCGCTCTTCGTCCTGTCGAACGGGCTCGCGCAGCCGATCTTCGACGTGGAGTACTACGAGTTGGTGCGAGGAAAGGCCGGTGCGGTGGACGGCGAGCGTGAGACGGACCTGTTCGCGGGGCTCGAAGGTGTGGGGCGTGACGGCTCGGCAGGACACGCGGGCTCGGGGCGCGAAGGCTCGGCGGGGCGCGAAGGGGTGACGGCGCTGTGA
- a CDS encoding DUF6113 family protein, with translation MSTRSRATSSSPASGASSAASPPGSALAQPPNLGRFAAYGGLFVLGLVIGAAGALVQGGWFPAWFPGGLLLALLGAAGLFYGGARAVGTRAGAVAPAAGWFVSVMLLTASRPEGDFLFGAGVGSYAFLLGGMAVAVMCATLGRRPQPGGPAARLGK, from the coding sequence GTGAGTACTCGTTCGCGTGCCACATCGTCGTCGCCGGCTTCCGGCGCGTCGTCCGCTGCCTCCCCGCCGGGCAGCGCCCTCGCCCAGCCGCCCAACCTCGGCCGTTTCGCCGCCTATGGGGGCCTCTTCGTCCTTGGCCTTGTCATCGGCGCGGCCGGTGCGCTCGTCCAAGGGGGCTGGTTCCCGGCCTGGTTCCCGGGCGGGTTGCTGCTCGCGCTCCTCGGGGCCGCCGGGCTCTTCTACGGGGGAGCGCGTGCCGTCGGTACCAGAGCGGGGGCGGTGGCGCCTGCGGCGGGCTGGTTCGTCTCCGTCATGCTGCTCACGGCCAGCCGGCCCGAGGGGGACTTCCTCTTCGGCGCGGGCGTCGGCTCGTACGCCTTCCTGCTCGGCGGGATGGCGGTCGCTGTGATGTGTGCCACCCTCGGCCGGCGGCCGCAACCAGGCGGGCCCGCCGCCCGACTTGGCAAGTGA
- a CDS encoding transglutaminase-like domain-containing protein, with protein MHPRSPERRRLFADQARSARPDLALLCLLIGAEADPDLDDAGMRTTRRVLDRLADQLAERLPDKAEGPRSWALALAELLGTHYGFKGRPGDYQHLRSALLHEVLRRRRGLPILLSVVWIEVARRAGVPVHGVALPGHFVVGFGAQDEQVLANPFAGGHVLSPTDARLLVAGSTGTPLVPSMLEPAGPVDIVLRVLNNIRAWAAVRPERSDVALWAVELSLLLPAHSDRLHYDRAQLLVQRGDFLAGAREIELYADALAATDEAAAVRLRQEAHGARAMLN; from the coding sequence ATGCACCCCCGATCCCCCGAACGGCGACGCCTCTTCGCCGATCAGGCGCGGTCCGCGCGCCCCGATCTCGCGCTGCTGTGCCTGCTGATCGGCGCGGAGGCGGACCCGGATCTCGACGACGCGGGCATGCGCACGACGCGGCGCGTCCTCGACCGCCTCGCCGACCAGCTGGCCGAGCGGCTGCCCGACAAGGCCGAAGGACCCCGGTCCTGGGCGCTCGCGCTGGCCGAACTCCTCGGCACGCACTACGGGTTCAAGGGCAGGCCCGGCGACTACCAGCACCTTCGGTCGGCGCTGCTGCACGAGGTCCTGCGGCGGCGCAGAGGCCTGCCCATCCTGCTCTCGGTGGTGTGGATCGAGGTCGCGCGGCGTGCGGGCGTGCCCGTCCATGGAGTGGCCCTGCCCGGCCATTTCGTGGTCGGTTTCGGCGCGCAGGACGAGCAGGTCCTCGCCAACCCCTTCGCGGGCGGGCACGTACTGTCGCCCACGGACGCGCGGTTGCTGGTGGCGGGGTCCACGGGCACGCCGCTCGTGCCGTCGATGCTGGAGCCCGCGGGCCCCGTCGACATCGTCCTGCGCGTCCTCAACAACATCCGCGCGTGGGCGGCGGTCCGCCCCGAGCGCTCCGACGTCGCACTGTGGGCGGTCGAACTCTCCCTGCTGCTGCCGGCGCACTCCGACCGGCTGCACTACGACCGGGCCCAACTCCTCGTCCAGCGCGGCGATTTCCTCGCGGGAGCGCGGGAGATCGAGCTGTACGCCGACGCCCTGGCCGCCACGGACGAGGCGGCGGCGGTACGACTGCGCCAGGAGGCACACGGGGCGCGGGCGATGCTGAACTGA
- a CDS encoding DUF2000 domain-containing protein translates to MRTTAETDTATAGITGEAPVRFDTKIAVLLRDDLEPWQRLNVTAFLVSGLGTAAPEVIGEPYEDADGTPYLSMFRQPVMVFEGSKETLTAAHGRALSRSLPRAVFTSDLFATGNDRDNRAAVRAVPADQLDLVGMLVHGPRNAVDKVLKGARMHP, encoded by the coding sequence ATGAGAACCACCGCTGAGACAGACACCGCGACCGCCGGGATCACGGGCGAGGCGCCCGTCCGCTTCGACACGAAGATCGCCGTCCTGCTCCGTGACGACCTGGAGCCCTGGCAGCGCCTCAACGTGACCGCGTTCCTGGTCAGCGGGCTCGGCACGGCGGCACCCGAGGTGATCGGCGAGCCGTACGAGGACGCCGACGGCACCCCCTACCTGTCGATGTTCCGCCAGCCCGTCATGGTCTTCGAGGGGTCGAAGGAGACGCTGACCGCCGCGCACGGCCGCGCCCTGTCGCGCTCGCTGCCGAGGGCGGTGTTCACGTCCGACCTGTTCGCCACCGGCAACGACCGGGACAACCGGGCGGCGGTGCGGGCCGTGCCGGCCGATCAGCTCGACCTGGTGGGCATGCTCGTCCACGGGCCGCGCAACGCGGTCGACAAGGTCCTCAAAGGGGCCCGGATGCACCCTTGA
- a CDS encoding AraC family transcriptional regulator codes for MVARQEISAWRPPVAGVVEVFHAHFTEHAYPMHVHDAWTLLIVDDGAVRYDLDRHAHGTPADTVSLLPPQVPHNGSPATPDGFRKRVLYLDMTQLDASFIGPAVDGPDLVDPVLRSRVGRLHAALAQRGDELEAESRLALIGERLRGHLRPRLTTGPAGGPGRGVAQDLRDLLDERLLDGVTLDEAARLVHAHPTHLVRAFSGAFGIAPHQYVMSRRVDRARRLLLAGQPPGEVAGAAGFYDQSHLTRHFKRVVGIAPGRYARTRKAS; via the coding sequence ATGGTGGCCCGGCAGGAGATATCCGCATGGCGCCCGCCGGTCGCGGGTGTCGTGGAGGTGTTCCATGCCCACTTCACCGAGCACGCGTACCCGATGCACGTGCACGACGCGTGGACCCTCCTGATCGTGGACGACGGAGCCGTCCGCTACGACCTGGACCGGCACGCACACGGCACACCGGCCGACACCGTCTCCCTGCTCCCGCCCCAGGTCCCGCACAACGGCTCGCCCGCCACCCCCGACGGCTTCCGCAAACGCGTCCTCTACCTGGACATGACCCAGCTGGACGCGAGCTTCATCGGCCCCGCGGTGGACGGCCCCGACCTGGTCGACCCCGTCCTGCGCAGCCGCGTGGGCCGGCTGCACGCGGCTCTCGCGCAGCGGGGCGACGAGCTGGAGGCCGAGAGCCGCCTGGCCCTGATCGGCGAGCGGCTGCGCGGCCACCTGCGCCCCAGGCTCACCACCGGACCGGCCGGCGGCCCCGGCCGGGGCGTCGCCCAGGACCTCCGTGACCTCCTCGACGAGCGGCTGCTCGACGGCGTGACGCTGGACGAGGCCGCGCGCCTGGTCCACGCCCACCCCACCCATCTCGTACGCGCCTTCAGCGGGGCCTTCGGCATCGCACCGCACCAGTACGTGATGTCCCGCCGTGTCGACCGCGCCCGCCGGCTCCTCCTGGCGGGACAGCCGCCCGGCGAGGTGGCGGGCGCCGCGGGTTTCTACGACCAGTCGCACCTCACCCGGCACTTCAAGCGGGTGGTGGGCATCGCCCCGGGGCGCTACGCCCGTACGCGAAAAGCCAGTTGA
- a CDS encoding transglutaminase-like domain-containing protein has product MHEESRTAASRRRFAEEARSERPDLSLLCLLVSAEADPELGEDGIDAAQIELDRLAGLLPHRPGGAREWAAALAELLGARSGFMGTPAEYQRLGSSLLHEVLQRRRGLPILLSVVWIEVARRAGAPVYGVALPGHFVVGFGAREEQVLVDPFAGGRLLTGADAELLVAGSSGGTVSASMLTPADPLNIVLRILNNIRAWAAARPERSDVALWAVELSLLLPAHPARLRYERAQLLVQRGDFLAGAAELEEYADVVTPVEPTTADRVRDQARAARAMLN; this is encoded by the coding sequence ATGCACGAGGAGTCAAGGACGGCCGCTTCCCGGCGGCGGTTCGCCGAGGAGGCCAGGTCCGAGCGGCCCGACCTCTCCCTGCTGTGCCTCCTGGTGAGCGCGGAGGCGGATCCGGAGCTCGGCGAGGACGGCATCGACGCGGCGCAGATCGAGCTCGACCGGCTCGCCGGGCTGCTCCCCCACCGGCCCGGCGGGGCGCGGGAGTGGGCCGCCGCGCTCGCCGAACTCCTGGGCGCGCGGAGCGGGTTCATGGGAACGCCCGCCGAGTACCAGCGCCTGGGGTCCTCGCTCCTGCACGAGGTCCTCCAACGCCGCCGCGGGCTTCCGATCCTGCTCTCGGTGGTGTGGATCGAGGTCGCGCGCAGGGCCGGCGCGCCCGTCTACGGCGTCGCGCTGCCCGGTCACTTCGTGGTCGGCTTCGGCGCCCGCGAGGAGCAGGTGCTCGTCGACCCGTTCGCCGGCGGGCGGCTGCTCACGGGCGCCGACGCGGAGCTGCTCGTCGCCGGTTCGTCGGGCGGCACGGTGTCCGCCTCGATGCTGACGCCCGCCGATCCGCTGAACATCGTGCTGCGCATCCTCAACAACATCCGCGCATGGGCCGCGGCCCGCCCCGAGCGCTCGGACGTCGCGCTCTGGGCGGTCGAGCTCTCCCTGCTGCTGCCCGCCCATCCGGCGCGACTGCGCTACGAGCGGGCCCAACTGCTCGTCCAGCGCGGTGACTTCCTCGCGGGCGCGGCGGAACTGGAGGAGTACGCCGACGTGGTGACGCCGGTGGAGCCGACCACGGCGGACCGGGTACGGGACCAGGCGCGGGCCGCGCGGGCCATGCTCAACTGA
- a CDS encoding GNAT family N-acetyltransferase, producing the protein MEFTAGGRLEVRINPADVGKRVSVRRLNDGSRTDGKFTDTVGVLTSWNDGVVLITRRDGERVHIAESALVAGKVVPPAPARRRGPAASYAELARVSARAWQPVESEQLGEWELRAAAGFTRRANSVLPLGDPGRPLDEALGQVRAWYEARELPAYVQTATGAEGTQELLCAELAERGWEREVSAELHIGALAPLGDLEAPGTGAEQVLLSRSFDEAWLRRYKRFGVPGPHVLKVLAGGPSVWFASVPGASASAGPAAIGRCVVDGRWAGFMAVEVDPAHRRRGLATAVMAALSRQALAEGASAAWLQVEDDNEGARALYGGLGFAAHHTYHHYRYPSAR; encoded by the coding sequence GTGGAATTCACTGCGGGCGGACGGCTCGAGGTCCGTATCAACCCTGCTGACGTGGGCAAACGAGTCTCCGTACGCCGCCTGAACGACGGGTCGAGAACGGACGGCAAGTTCACTGACACGGTGGGTGTTCTCACATCGTGGAATGACGGTGTGGTACTGATCACACGGCGCGATGGTGAGCGTGTCCACATCGCGGAGAGCGCGCTGGTCGCGGGCAAGGTCGTCCCCCCGGCTCCGGCCCGCAGGCGCGGTCCGGCGGCCTCCTACGCGGAGCTGGCGCGCGTCTCCGCGCGCGCCTGGCAGCCGGTGGAGAGCGAGCAGCTCGGCGAGTGGGAGCTGCGGGCGGCGGCCGGATTCACCCGGCGGGCCAACTCGGTACTCCCGCTGGGCGATCCGGGACGGCCGCTGGACGAGGCCCTCGGCCAGGTACGCGCCTGGTACGAGGCGCGGGAGCTGCCCGCGTACGTCCAGACCGCGACCGGGGCCGAAGGCACCCAGGAGCTGCTCTGCGCGGAGCTCGCGGAGCGGGGCTGGGAGCGCGAGGTGAGCGCCGAGCTCCACATCGGCGCTCTCGCGCCCCTCGGCGATCTGGAAGCGCCCGGAACAGGGGCGGAACAGGTGCTTCTGTCGCGCTCCTTCGACGAGGCGTGGCTGCGGCGGTACAAGCGCTTCGGGGTCCCGGGGCCGCATGTGCTCAAGGTGCTGGCGGGCGGCCCCTCGGTGTGGTTCGCTTCCGTGCCCGGGGCCTCTGCAAGTGCGGGGCCCGCCGCGATCGGGCGGTGCGTCGTGGACGGACGCTGGGCGGGGTTCATGGCGGTCGAGGTGGATCCGGCGCACCGCAGGCGGGGACTGGCCACCGCGGTGATGGCCGCGCTGTCCCGGCAGGCGCTGGCCGAAGGCGCTTCGGCGGCGTGGCTGCAGGTCGAGGACGACAACGAGGGTGCGCGGGCGCTGTACGGCGGTCTTGGCTTCGCCGCGCACCACACGTACCACCACTATCGATACCCGTCGGCTCGGTAG
- the fdxA gene encoding ferredoxin — MTYVIAQPCVDVKDKACIEECPVDCIYEGSRSLYIHPDECVDCGACEPVCPVEAIFYEDDTPEEWKDYYKANVEFFDELGSPGGASKLGLIERDHAFIAALPPQNQ, encoded by the coding sequence GTGACCTACGTCATCGCGCAGCCTTGTGTCGACGTCAAGGACAAGGCGTGCATCGAGGAGTGCCCGGTCGACTGCATTTACGAGGGCTCCCGGTCCTTGTACATCCACCCGGACGAATGCGTCGACTGTGGAGCCTGCGAACCGGTCTGCCCGGTCGAGGCGATCTTCTACGAGGACGACACTCCTGAAGAGTGGAAGGACTACTACAAGGCGAACGTCGAGTTCTTCGACGAGCTCGGATCGCCCGGTGGTGCCAGCAAGCTCGGCCTGATCGAGCGCGACCACGCCTTCATCGCCGCATTGCCGCCGCAGAACCAGTAA
- a CDS encoding bifunctional succinyldiaminopimelate transaminase/glutamate-prephenate aminotransferase, with translation MSVVSGLSGRLPAFPWDKLEPYKATAAAHPGGIVDLSVGTPVDPVPELIQKALVAAADSPGYPTVWGTPELRDAITGWCERRLGARDVTHRNVLPVVGSKELVAWLPTQLGLGPGDVVAYPRLAYPTYEVGARLARAEYVSYDDPMELDPANLRLLWLNSPSNPTGRVLSKDELTRTVAWAREHGVLLVSDECYLELGWEAEPVSVLHPDVCGGSYEGIVAVHSLSKRSNLAGYRAAFIAGDAEVLGALLQIRKHGGMMTSAPTQAAVVAALGDDQHVHEQRERYAARRTALRDALLKHGFRIEHSEASLYLWATRDESCWDTVGHLARLGILVAPGDFYGPAGDRFVRVALTASDERVTAAVERLA, from the coding sequence GTGTCCGTAGTCTCCGGTCTCTCCGGCCGCCTTCCCGCCTTCCCCTGGGACAAGCTCGAGCCGTACAAGGCCACGGCCGCCGCCCACCCCGGCGGCATCGTCGACCTGTCGGTGGGCACCCCGGTCGACCCGGTGCCGGAGCTGATCCAAAAAGCGCTGGTCGCGGCGGCGGACTCGCCGGGCTATCCGACGGTGTGGGGCACGCCCGAGCTGCGTGACGCGATCACCGGCTGGTGTGAGCGGCGCCTCGGCGCGCGCGATGTCACGCACCGCAACGTGCTCCCGGTCGTGGGCTCCAAGGAACTGGTCGCCTGGCTCCCGACGCAGCTCGGCCTCGGCCCGGGTGACGTCGTGGCCTACCCGCGCCTGGCCTACCCGACGTACGAGGTGGGCGCGCGCCTGGCCCGCGCCGAGTACGTCAGTTACGACGACCCGATGGAGCTCGACCCGGCGAACCTCCGGCTCCTGTGGCTCAACTCGCCCTCGAACCCCACCGGTCGCGTCCTGTCCAAGGACGAGCTGACCCGCACCGTCGCCTGGGCGCGCGAGCACGGCGTGCTCCTCGTCAGCGACGAGTGCTACCTGGAACTCGGCTGGGAGGCCGAGCCCGTCTCGGTGCTCCACCCGGACGTGTGCGGTGGTTCGTACGAGGGGATCGTCGCCGTCCACTCGCTCTCCAAGCGGTCGAACCTCGCGGGCTACCGCGCCGCGTTCATCGCCGGTGACGCGGAGGTCCTCGGCGCCCTGCTGCAGATCCGCAAGCACGGCGGCATGATGACGTCCGCGCCGACGCAGGCCGCGGTCGTCGCCGCGCTCGGGGACGACCAGCACGTCCACGAACAGCGCGAGCGGTACGCGGCCCGCCGCACCGCCCTGCGCGACGCCCTCCTGAAGCACGGCTTCCGCATCGAGCACAGCGAGGCGAGCCTCTACCTCTGGGCGACCCGCGACGAGTCCTGCTGGGACACCGTCGGGCACCTGGCGCGGCTCGGCATCCTCGTGGCCCCCGGCGACTTCTACGGCCCGGCGGGCGACCGCTTCGTACGCGTCGCGCTCACCGCGTCGGACGAGCGTGTGACCGCGGCGGTGGAGCGGCTCGCCTGA
- a CDS encoding MFS transporter, translated as MRTYRELFRTPEFTPFFLTASFLAAAQTVSGLALGTLIYERTGSPLLSSLGMFGPALAQVVGAACLLSAADRLPPRGATAGIALFFALATAVQAVPGLPLWAAFALLLVLGSLAALGGGVRYGLLNEILTKEGYLLGRSVINMSSGTMQICGYGLGGALLAVFSPRGTLLAGAALYLAAAVAARLGLSRRAPRAGGRPSIGATWRTNALLWSSAPRRSVYLALWVPNGLIVGCESLYVPLDPDRAGLLFAFAAFGMLAGDVLAGRFLSRRWRERLGAPLRLLLAVPYLVFALRPELPLALTAVTLASVGFSASLLLQEQLIALTPDELSGHALGLHTSGMLTMQGVGAALAGGVAQLTSAPAAMTVLAMASVAVTLALAPGLRSAAQASRSTAAVTRSSDAVSATRTKRSPAGP; from the coding sequence ATGCGCACTTATCGCGAGCTCTTCCGCACTCCGGAGTTCACCCCGTTCTTCCTGACCGCCTCTTTCCTCGCCGCGGCGCAGACAGTGAGCGGCCTGGCCCTGGGCACGCTGATCTACGAACGAACCGGCTCGCCGCTGCTCTCCTCGCTCGGCATGTTCGGCCCCGCGCTCGCCCAGGTCGTGGGCGCCGCCTGTCTGTTGTCGGCGGCTGACCGGCTGCCGCCGCGCGGTGCGACGGCGGGCATCGCGCTGTTCTTCGCCCTGGCCACCGCGGTCCAGGCCGTCCCCGGGCTGCCGCTGTGGGCCGCCTTCGCGCTGCTCCTGGTGCTCGGGAGCCTGGCCGCGCTCGGCGGGGGTGTGCGGTACGGGCTGCTGAACGAGATCCTCACCAAGGAGGGCTATCTGCTCGGCCGCTCGGTGATCAACATGTCGAGCGGCACCATGCAGATCTGCGGCTACGGTCTCGGCGGCGCCCTGCTCGCCGTGTTCTCGCCGCGCGGCACGCTGCTCGCCGGCGCCGCGCTGTACCTGGCCGCGGCGGTCGCCGCGCGCCTGGGTCTTTCCCGCAGGGCGCCGCGGGCAGGCGGGCGCCCCTCGATCGGCGCGACCTGGCGTACGAACGCGCTGCTGTGGTCGTCCGCGCCGCGCCGTTCGGTGTATCTCGCGCTGTGGGTGCCCAACGGCCTGATCGTGGGCTGCGAGTCGCTCTATGTGCCGCTCGACCCCGACCGCGCGGGGCTCCTGTTCGCCTTCGCCGCGTTCGGGATGCTCGCGGGGGACGTGCTGGCCGGGCGGTTCCTGTCACGGAGGTGGCGGGAGCGGCTCGGCGCGCCGCTGCGGCTGCTGCTCGCCGTGCCGTACCTCGTCTTCGCGCTGCGCCCCGAGCTGCCCCTCGCGCTCACCGCGGTGACACTCGCATCGGTCGGGTTCTCGGCGAGCCTGCTGCTTCAGGAACAGCTGATCGCCCTCACGCCCGACGAGTTGAGCGGTCACGCCCTTGGCCTGCACACGTCCGGGATGCTCACGATGCAGGGCGTGGGCGCCGCGCTCGCGGGCGGCGTCGCCCAGCTGACGTCGGCTCCGGCCGCCATGACCGTCCTCGCCATGGCGTCCGTAGCCGTCACGCTCGCCCTCGCTCCGGGGCTGCGGTCAGCGGCTCAGGCGAGCCGCTCCACCGCCGCGGTCACACGCTCGTCCGACGCGGTGAGCGCGACGCGTACGAAGCGGTCGCCCGCCGGGCCGTAG
- a CDS encoding ArsR family transcriptional regulator produces the protein MGWWQVNADTLADSRFVVSPLAEATASLFSLARRTATHPGERDWLETHLPAYHRRLAADPGLAELVRAAMGDRTRWIADFLTPTPLGDGASSFAEEVAHIRETPDATAQAHLTVSYGSTLPPELLRPGVPDRMADLLEWVWTRTVLPRWPRIRTVIEADVIARTAQLSQGGWAEALNGMRPGMRWLGESRLQINNHDYPPREISGARLLFVPVTPRQGWASWSAADRYALVYPCSGVLADTDRPAAVPEPLGRLLGPARARVLVLLATPKSTSQLVTLTGQGLGSVGRHLRVLLDAGLVRGRRTGRSVLYFRTAAGEVLVEAQRPG, from the coding sequence ATGGGCTGGTGGCAGGTCAACGCGGACACCCTCGCGGACAGCCGCTTCGTCGTGTCGCCGCTGGCCGAGGCGACGGCGAGCCTCTTCTCGCTGGCGCGCCGGACGGCGACGCACCCGGGGGAGCGCGACTGGCTCGAGACCCATCTGCCCGCCTACCACCGGAGGCTGGCCGCCGACCCCGGCCTCGCGGAGCTGGTGCGGGCCGCGATGGGCGACCGGACCCGCTGGATCGCGGACTTCCTCACGCCGACTCCCCTCGGCGACGGCGCGAGCTCCTTCGCCGAAGAGGTGGCGCACATCCGCGAGACCCCTGACGCGACCGCCCAGGCGCACCTGACGGTGTCCTACGGCAGCACGCTTCCCCCGGAACTCCTGCGCCCCGGCGTCCCGGACCGGATGGCGGACCTCCTGGAGTGGGTGTGGACGCGGACGGTGCTGCCGCGCTGGCCCCGGATCCGTACGGTCATCGAGGCCGATGTCATCGCGCGCACCGCCCAGTTGAGCCAGGGTGGCTGGGCCGAGGCGCTGAACGGCATGCGGCCGGGGATGCGCTGGCTGGGGGAGAGCAGGCTCCAGATCAACAACCACGACTATCCTCCGCGCGAGATCTCCGGGGCGCGCCTCCTCTTCGTGCCGGTCACGCCCCGGCAGGGCTGGGCGTCGTGGAGCGCGGCGGACCGGTACGCGCTGGTGTACCCGTGCTCGGGGGTGCTCGCCGACACGGACCGGCCGGCCGCGGTGCCCGAGCCGCTCGGCAGACTCCTTGGTCCGGCGCGGGCGCGCGTCCTGGTGCTCCTCGCGACGCCGAAGAGCACCTCGCAGCTGGTCACGCTGACGGGGCAGGGGCTCGGGTCGGTGGGCCGCCATCTGCGGGTGCTGCTGGACGCGGGGCTCGTGCGCGGGCGGCGTACGGGGCGGTCGGTGCTGTACTTCCGTACGGCGGCGGGAGAGGTCCTCGTCGAGGCGCAGCGCCCCGGGTGA
- a CDS encoding ATP-binding protein: MSLPLTRRIARAALLIAAGAAPVVGAAGSASAAELPATPNLGGVSAVDGAGLGNTVDGAAQNTTGLAGESGSKAVKKGVPAAGKVVGSGAKTATPVAQKAAGDLAGSAGDVVGDTAGTATKGGLPTDAVGEGLPTDTVTKGGLPTDQLPVKGLPLG, translated from the coding sequence ATGTCCCTCCCCCTGACCCGCCGGATCGCTCGCGCCGCGCTGCTCATCGCAGCGGGGGCGGCTCCCGTGGTCGGTGCGGCCGGCTCCGCAAGCGCCGCCGAACTTCCGGCCACCCCCAACCTGGGCGGTGTGTCCGCCGTGGACGGCGCCGGTCTGGGCAACACCGTCGACGGCGCGGCTCAGAACACCACCGGTCTCGCGGGTGAGTCCGGCAGCAAGGCCGTGAAGAAGGGCGTCCCGGCCGCGGGCAAGGTCGTCGGATCGGGCGCCAAGACCGCGACCCCGGTCGCCCAGAAGGCCGCGGGTGACCTCGCCGGCAGCGCCGGTGACGTGGTCGGCGACACCGCGGGCACCGCCACCAAGGGCGGCCTGCCGACCGACGCCGTCGGCGAGGGCCTGCCGACGGACACGGTCACCAAGGGCGGACTGCCCACCGACCAGCTGCCGGTCAAGGGCCTGCCGCTCGGCTGA
- a CDS encoding heavy metal transporter, translating into MPEPPTLVRRGRLLRIGAAVAVLLALVGYVIVQYVFGGKAAPRCQVVSGSGDGASYEFGAEQAQNAATVAAVGTSRGMPERAVTIALATALQESGLRNISHGDRDSLGLFQQRPSQGWGNEKQIMDPAYSAARFYSHLKDVPGYSRLPLTVAAQRVQRSGYPQAYAKHEPDAALLAAALTGRAPATLTCEGRTADEPGDPARVREALVRDFGREVTPKGGSGDTVTVPVNATAAGAEGGAEQRGWELAHWAVAQASALGIERVSYGGREWSAADSGKEWRKPGKAGEADRRTGDATGAGDVRIVVGQ; encoded by the coding sequence GTGCCTGAGCCCCCCACCCTCGTCCGGCGCGGCCGCCTCCTCCGTATCGGGGCCGCGGTCGCGGTCCTTCTCGCGCTCGTGGGCTATGTGATCGTCCAGTACGTCTTCGGCGGCAAGGCCGCTCCGCGCTGCCAGGTCGTCTCGGGCAGCGGAGACGGCGCGTCGTACGAATTCGGCGCGGAGCAGGCGCAGAACGCGGCGACGGTCGCCGCCGTGGGCACCTCGCGCGGCATGCCGGAGCGTGCGGTCACCATCGCCCTGGCGACGGCCCTGCAGGAGTCGGGCCTTCGCAACATCAGCCACGGCGACCGGGACTCGCTCGGCCTCTTCCAGCAGCGGCCCTCGCAGGGCTGGGGCAACGAGAAACAGATCATGGACCCCGCGTACTCGGCGGCGCGTTTCTACTCCCACCTCAAGGACGTCCCGGGTTATTCACGGCTCCCCCTGACCGTCGCCGCGCAGCGCGTGCAGCGCAGCGGCTACCCCCAGGCGTACGCGAAGCACGAGCCGGACGCCGCGCTGCTCGCCGCCGCGCTGACGGGCCGTGCACCCGCCACCCTCACCTGCGAGGGCCGCACGGCCGACGAGCCGGGCGACCCGGCGCGGGTGCGCGAGGCCCTGGTCCGCGACTTCGGCCGCGAGGTGACCCCGAAGGGTGGCAGCGGCGACACGGTCACCGTGCCGGTGAACGCCACGGCGGCAGGCGCCGAGGGCGGGGCCGAGCAGCGGGGCTGGGAGCTCGCGCACTGGGCGGTGGCCCAGGCGTCCGCGCTCGGCATCGAGCGCGTCTCGTACGGCGGCAGGGAGTGGAGCGCCGCGGATTCCGGGAAGGAATGGCGCAAGCCGGGCAAGGCGGGCGAGGCCGACCGGCGCACGGGCGACGCGACGGGCGCCGGCGACGTCCGAATTGTCGTGGGGCAGTAG